In Curtobacterium sp. TC1, the following proteins share a genomic window:
- a CDS encoding GntR family transcriptional regulator, which produces MPVPKSTVENSPRKLLRDVVYEKMLAALRDGTLQHGERLNDDELVQWLGVSRTPIREAIAKLVDIGLVEMEANRYTRVATPTFDDWVTATRATAGFFELSLRWGVPEYDDADVAAMQKLLDRADGLRKVRDLGFSGAVTDIIEFAIAHSGNPLVQVAAEGALERVRFTLNPTPAFEQYGSEAFFSILGEALDERDGETAAEAGRALTRNFEQHIESVRSARS; this is translated from the coding sequence ATGCCGGTCCCGAAGTCCACGGTCGAGAACTCACCCCGCAAGCTGCTCCGCGACGTCGTGTACGAGAAGATGCTGGCAGCCCTCCGCGACGGCACACTCCAGCACGGCGAACGCCTGAACGACGACGAGCTGGTCCAGTGGCTCGGAGTCAGTCGCACCCCCATCCGCGAGGCGATCGCGAAGCTCGTCGACATCGGCCTCGTCGAGATGGAGGCGAACCGGTACACCCGCGTCGCCACCCCCACGTTCGACGACTGGGTGACCGCGACCCGTGCCACGGCCGGGTTCTTCGAGCTCAGCCTGCGCTGGGGCGTCCCCGAGTACGACGACGCGGACGTCGCGGCGATGCAGAAGCTGCTCGACCGTGCCGACGGACTCCGCAAGGTCCGCGACCTCGGGTTCAGCGGTGCCGTGACCGACATCATCGAGTTCGCCATCGCCCACTCCGGCAACCCCCTCGTGCAGGTCGCCGCCGAAGGTGCGCTCGAGCGCGTCCGCTTCACGCTCAACCCCACCCCGGCGTTCGAGCAGTACGGTTCCGAGGCGTTCTTCTCGATCCTCGGCGAGGCGCTCGACGAGCGCGACGGCGAGACGGCCGCCGAGGCCGGGCGTGCGCTGACGCGGAACTTCGAGCAGCACATCGAGTCCGTCCGCTCCGCACGCAGCTGA
- a CDS encoding MDR family oxidoreductase: MTRAVVVSSSAPPTVADVDLPDPTEGEALIDVTYSSVNYKDGLALARNPGVARVDPLVPGIDVVGTVSALGPGVHDVAIGDRIVLNGAGLGETRHGGWAQHAVVPSGSLVVLPETIEDSFAAAIGTAGFTAMLSVLALERFVAPDAGPVLVTGASGGVGTVAIALLAARGHRVTASTGRSANEASLRRLGATEVVDRSALSEPGKPMQRATWAGAVDSVGGATLANVLAGTRWGGAVTACGLAQDSALPTTVLPFILRSVSLLGINSVDAPLELRRRAWERLATDLDPALLAGVTRTVTPEQAIAVGADVVAGRVHGRTVVDLRR; encoded by the coding sequence ATGACCCGCGCCGTAGTCGTGTCCAGTTCCGCCCCGCCCACCGTCGCCGACGTCGACCTGCCCGATCCGACCGAGGGCGAAGCCCTCATCGACGTCACGTACTCGAGCGTCAACTACAAGGACGGCCTCGCGCTCGCCCGGAACCCGGGTGTCGCCCGGGTCGACCCGCTCGTGCCCGGCATCGACGTCGTCGGGACCGTGTCCGCCCTCGGTCCGGGGGTACACGACGTGGCGATCGGCGACCGCATCGTGCTGAACGGCGCCGGGCTCGGCGAGACCCGACACGGTGGCTGGGCCCAGCACGCGGTGGTGCCGTCCGGTTCCCTCGTGGTGCTGCCGGAGACGATCGAGGACTCGTTCGCGGCGGCGATCGGCACGGCCGGGTTCACGGCGATGCTCAGCGTCCTCGCGCTCGAACGGTTCGTCGCGCCCGATGCCGGGCCGGTGCTCGTGACCGGTGCGTCCGGCGGGGTGGGGACGGTGGCGATCGCCCTGCTCGCCGCCCGGGGTCACCGGGTGACCGCGTCGACCGGTCGGAGCGCGAACGAGGCCTCGCTCCGACGACTCGGCGCGACGGAGGTCGTGGACAGGAGTGCGCTGTCCGAGCCCGGCAAGCCGATGCAGCGTGCGACGTGGGCCGGTGCCGTGGACAGCGTCGGCGGGGCCACCCTGGCGAACGTGCTGGCCGGCACCCGGTGGGGCGGTGCCGTCACGGCGTGCGGGCTCGCCCAGGACTCCGCGCTGCCCACGACGGTGCTGCCGTTCATCCTGCGGTCGGTGTCGCTGCTCGGCATCAACTCGGTGGACGCCCCACTGGAGCTCCGGCGTCGGGCGTGGGAGCGCTTGGCGACCGACCTCGACCCCGCGCTGCTGGCGGGTGTCACCCGGACCGTCACCCCGGAGCAGGCGATCGCGGTCGGCGCGGACGTGGTCGCCGGGCGCGTGCACGGTCGGACGGTCGTCGACCTGCGGCGCTGA
- a CDS encoding 6-phosphofructokinase → MRIGILTSGGDCPGLNAVIRAIVLKGIAIHGHEFVGFRDGWRGVVDGDIVPLGRKDIQGIAKQGGTILGTSRTNPFEGPNGGVENIERMLERHGIDAIVAIGGEGTLAAAKRLTDAGLKIVGVPKTVDNDLGATDYTFGFDTAVAIATEAMDRLRTTGESHSRCMVAEVMGRHVGWIALHSGMAAGAHAILIPEQKTSMEQIAKWVRAAYDRGRAPLVVVAEGFVPDHEDNAHTERGLDAFGRPRLGGIGERLAPLIEEMTGIETRATTLGHIQRGGTPTAYDRVLSTRLGLAAIDSVVEERWGRMVALKGTDIVHVSFDEALGELKTVPQARFDEAAIMFG, encoded by the coding sequence ATGCGCATCGGCATCCTCACCTCCGGAGGCGACTGCCCCGGTCTGAACGCGGTCATCCGCGCGATCGTCCTCAAGGGCATCGCGATCCACGGCCACGAGTTCGTCGGGTTCCGGGACGGCTGGCGCGGCGTCGTCGACGGCGACATCGTCCCGCTCGGCCGTAAGGACATCCAGGGCATCGCCAAGCAGGGCGGCACGATCCTCGGCACCAGCCGCACGAACCCCTTCGAAGGACCGAACGGTGGGGTCGAGAACATCGAGCGCATGCTCGAGCGCCACGGCATCGACGCCATCGTCGCGATCGGCGGCGAGGGCACGCTCGCCGCGGCGAAGCGCCTCACCGACGCGGGCCTGAAGATCGTCGGCGTGCCGAAGACGGTCGACAACGACCTGGGCGCCACCGACTACACCTTCGGGTTCGACACCGCCGTCGCGATCGCGACCGAGGCGATGGACCGCCTGCGCACCACGGGCGAGTCGCACTCCCGCTGCATGGTCGCCGAGGTCATGGGCCGGCACGTCGGCTGGATCGCCCTGCACTCCGGCATGGCCGCGGGCGCGCACGCGATCCTCATCCCGGAGCAGAAGACGAGCATGGAGCAGATCGCGAAGTGGGTGCGCGCCGCCTACGACCGCGGGCGTGCACCGCTCGTCGTGGTGGCCGAGGGCTTCGTCCCCGACCACGAGGACAACGCGCACACCGAGCGCGGGCTCGACGCCTTCGGCCGTCCGCGGCTCGGTGGCATCGGCGAGCGCCTCGCGCCGCTCATCGAGGAGATGACGGGCATCGAGACGCGCGCCACGACGCTCGGGCACATCCAGCGCGGCGGCACGCCGACCGCGTACGACCGGGTGCTGTCGACACGGCTCGGCCTGGCGGCCATCGACTCGGTGGTCGAGGAGCGTTGGGGCCGGATGGTCGCCCTCAAGGGCACGGACATCGTGCACGTCTCGTTCGACGAGGCGCTCGGCGAGCTCAAGACCGTGCCGCAGGCCCGGTTCGACGAGGCCGCCATCATGTTCGGGTAG
- a CDS encoding DNA-3-methyladenine glycosylase family protein gives MTLLASASSSGDASGDASGDASAGASGDASGAPGASGDASRVDTVYRPGGPVDVTSTLRPLQRGSGDPAYKVVGSVVWLALRTPTGPAAVAIRPAGGTIAVSAWGDGASWAVEHAPELLGRGDDWDGFDVSGHAFLAAARQRQPGLRLLRTNTVVAMLVPAIMEQKVTSRQAWGAWRYLLRRYGTAAPGPAPDGLVVPPTADEWARIPSWEWHKAGIEPGRSATVMRAVRVAPALERTLTLGRGGSVVSARLQSIPGIGKWTAAETAQRSHGDPDSPSVGDFHVPALVGWALTGGPVDDDGMLELLEPWRGHRERVVRLIGGSGFRKPAFGPRLTIQDHRGH, from the coding sequence GTGACCCTGCTCGCCTCCGCCTCGTCGTCCGGCGACGCGTCCGGCGATGCGTCCGGCGATGCGTCCGCCGGTGCGTCCGGCGACGCGTCTGGTGCGCCCGGTGCGTCCGGCGATGCGTCTCGCGTCGACACCGTGTACCGACCGGGAGGCCCGGTGGACGTCACGTCGACCCTGCGGCCCCTGCAGCGCGGCTCCGGCGACCCCGCCTACAAGGTGGTCGGGTCGGTCGTGTGGCTCGCGTTGCGGACGCCCACCGGCCCGGCTGCCGTGGCGATCCGGCCGGCCGGCGGCACCATCGCGGTCTCGGCGTGGGGCGACGGTGCTTCGTGGGCGGTCGAGCACGCGCCGGAGCTGCTCGGTCGCGGCGACGACTGGGACGGGTTCGACGTCTCCGGGCACGCCTTCCTCGCTGCCGCCCGGCAACGGCAGCCCGGGCTCCGCCTGCTCCGCACGAACACCGTCGTCGCGATGCTCGTGCCGGCGATCATGGAGCAGAAGGTGACCTCGAGGCAGGCGTGGGGAGCGTGGCGGTACCTGCTCCGCCGGTACGGCACCGCGGCACCCGGGCCGGCACCCGACGGTCTCGTCGTGCCGCCGACCGCCGACGAGTGGGCGCGGATCCCGAGCTGGGAGTGGCACAAGGCCGGCATCGAGCCCGGACGCTCGGCGACGGTGATGCGCGCGGTGCGTGTGGCCCCTGCGCTCGAGCGGACGCTGACGCTCGGCCGCGGCGGATCGGTCGTGTCCGCACGGCTGCAGTCGATCCCGGGCATCGGGAAGTGGACGGCTGCCGAGACCGCGCAGCGCTCCCACGGCGACCCGGACTCGCCGAGCGTCGGGGACTTCCACGTCCCCGCGCTGGTCGGGTGGGCGCTGACCGGGGGACCGGTCGACGACGACGGGATGCTCGAGCTGCTCGAGCCGTGGCGGGGGCACCGGGAGCGGGTCGTCCGGCTGATCGGCGGCTCGGGGTTCCGGAAGCCGGCGTTCGGGCCGCGGCTCACGATCCAGGACCACCGCGGCCACTGA
- a CDS encoding NAD-dependent epimerase/dehydratase family protein has translation MHNNDTVVIAGCGDLGTEAGLRFAEQGHHVVGLRRRAGLVPAPITGRSVDLRHEAPEIPADTSVVVVAFAAGSRDVDEYRATYVDGLRNVLDGIDASDADPRLLVVSSTAVYDVDDGSVVTEDTPAHGGTPTAQVLVEAEALLRERAPDAVLVRLSGVYGPGRERLIDQVRSGSARLAPGASPHTNRIHRDDAAAALVHLATVPDPAPTYLGTDDEPSRLDDVLRFLADELGVPDPVTGDGGARQSGGDKRLSNALLRSTGWTPQYPTFREGYRAVLAGEGTRHP, from the coding sequence GTGCACAACAACGACACCGTCGTGATCGCCGGCTGCGGCGACCTCGGAACCGAGGCCGGCCTGCGGTTCGCCGAACAGGGACACCACGTGGTCGGCCTCCGCCGCCGCGCCGGACTGGTCCCGGCGCCGATCACCGGCCGGAGCGTCGACCTGCGGCACGAGGCCCCCGAGATCCCCGCCGACACGAGCGTCGTCGTCGTGGCCTTCGCCGCCGGCAGCCGCGACGTCGACGAGTACCGCGCCACCTACGTCGACGGCCTGCGGAACGTGCTCGACGGCATCGACGCCTCGGATGCCGACCCGCGACTGCTCGTGGTGTCGTCGACCGCGGTGTACGACGTCGACGACGGCAGCGTGGTCACCGAGGACACCCCGGCGCACGGTGGGACCCCGACCGCTCAGGTGCTGGTCGAGGCCGAGGCGCTGCTGCGCGAACGCGCTCCCGACGCCGTGCTCGTCCGCCTGTCCGGGGTCTACGGGCCGGGCCGCGAGCGTCTGATCGACCAGGTCCGCTCCGGTTCCGCCCGCCTGGCTCCCGGTGCCTCACCGCACACGAACCGGATCCACCGCGACGACGCCGCCGCCGCGCTCGTGCACCTGGCGACCGTGCCGGACCCGGCGCCGACCTACCTGGGCACCGACGACGAACCGAGCCGGCTGGACGACGTGCTGCGGTTCCTGGCCGACGAACTCGGCGTTCCCGATCCCGTCACCGGCGACGGCGGTGCCCGGCAGTCCGGTGGTGACAAGCGCTTGTCGAACGCGTTGCTGCGGTCCACCGGCTGGACTCCGCAGTACCCGACCTTCCGCGAGGGCTACCGCGCCGTGCTGGCCGGCGAGGGCACCCGCCACCCCTGA
- a CDS encoding YceI family protein, with the protein MVIAAAAVIAGPSIYANTVNGQAAAAPSLQATSSASLDAADADGTWTSQSGSYAGYRVHEVLQGNDVNVVGRTKDVEGTAEVDGGSLAKATVTVQVAKITTPESARDAYFRDTALETDEFPTATFTLTKPVDVSKALDGSKQDVTLTGTMDLHGVTKAVTADAQVAVGEGGTVQVAGSVPITFADYGVEAPSLGFVTVDGKGSVEFSLDLQK; encoded by the coding sequence GTGGTCATCGCGGCCGCCGCCGTCATCGCCGGCCCGTCCATCTACGCGAACACCGTCAACGGGCAGGCCGCCGCAGCCCCCTCGTTGCAGGCGACGTCGTCCGCCAGCCTGGACGCAGCGGACGCCGACGGCACCTGGACCAGCCAGAGCGGTTCCTACGCCGGCTACCGGGTGCACGAGGTCCTGCAGGGGAATGATGTGAACGTGGTCGGACGCACGAAGGACGTCGAGGGCACCGCCGAGGTCGACGGCGGCTCCCTCGCGAAGGCGACCGTCACGGTCCAGGTCGCGAAGATCACCACCCCCGAATCCGCACGCGACGCCTACTTCCGGGACACCGCGCTCGAGACGGACGAGTTCCCGACGGCGACCTTCACCCTCACGAAGCCCGTCGACGTCTCGAAGGCGCTCGACGGGAGCAAGCAGGACGTCACCCTGACCGGCACGATGGACCTGCACGGTGTCACGAAGGCCGTCACCGCCGACGCGCAGGTCGCCGTCGGCGAGGGCGGAACCGTGCAGGTCGCCGGTTCGGTGCCGATCACGTTCGCCGACTACGGCGTGGAGGCCCCCTCGCTCGGCTTCGTCACCGTGGACGGGAAGGGCTCCGTCGAGTTCTCCCTCGACCTGCAGAAGTGA
- a CDS encoding sigma-70 family RNA polymerase sigma factor produces MTVTSRSADELLATLYREHGDALTRYVRHLTRDGSAVEDVVQETMVRAWQRPAVLERAPDSARAWLFTVARNLVVDDARSARNRREFGTEHPVDRAESDRTDAVLDRIVVADALASLSPDHRRVVVDAYWLGHTVPEIARRHDIPEGTAKSRLHYGLRALRLALQERGVTR; encoded by the coding sequence GTGACCGTGACGAGTCGTTCCGCCGACGAGCTGCTCGCGACGCTGTACCGCGAGCACGGCGACGCGCTCACCCGGTACGTCCGGCACCTGACGCGGGACGGCTCGGCGGTCGAGGACGTCGTGCAGGAGACCATGGTCCGCGCCTGGCAGCGCCCGGCGGTGCTGGAACGTGCGCCGGACAGTGCACGCGCCTGGCTGTTCACCGTGGCGCGCAACCTGGTCGTCGACGACGCCCGGTCCGCCCGGAACCGCCGGGAGTTCGGCACGGAACACCCGGTCGACCGCGCGGAGTCGGACCGCACCGACGCCGTCCTCGACCGCATCGTCGTGGCCGACGCGCTCGCGTCGCTCTCGCCGGACCACCGTCGCGTGGTGGTGGACGCCTACTGGCTCGGCCACACGGTGCCGGAGATCGCACGACGACACGACATCCCCGAGGGCACCGCGAAGTCGCGGTTGCACTACGGGCTGCGAGCCCTGCGGCTCGCACTGCAGGAACGAGGAGTGACCCGATGA
- a CDS encoding zf-HC2 domain-containing protein, giving the protein MSDDRYAEWDAAYVLGSLSPDERLEYEQHLETCDRCTAAVAELVGLPGLLAKLPADQAIEIAEPDGRPDTGSESTLASVAHRVRHRRRRRRVWVAATAGLAVVAAVLGGLAVGTAGDRGTVQAGRDVSASATADRYDMTGARGLDVDLAVSGEQWGTRFDWGCSYGGKEWAADGSVMYDLVVVRSDGSTQIVGSWTAAGEDAKGLSASTDIPRDDIASVQVRLRGEQGALAVVDL; this is encoded by the coding sequence ATGAGCGACGACCGCTACGCAGAATGGGATGCGGCGTACGTGCTCGGGTCTCTGTCCCCGGACGAGCGGCTCGAGTACGAGCAGCACCTGGAGACGTGCGACCGCTGCACGGCCGCCGTCGCCGAGCTGGTCGGCCTGCCCGGTCTGCTCGCCAAGCTGCCGGCCGACCAGGCGATCGAGATCGCGGAACCGGACGGGAGGCCCGACACCGGTTCCGAGAGCACCCTCGCCTCCGTCGCGCACCGCGTTCGACACCGCCGCCGCCGTCGCCGGGTCTGGGTCGCCGCCACCGCGGGGCTCGCGGTGGTCGCCGCCGTGCTCGGCGGGCTCGCCGTCGGCACCGCGGGGGACCGCGGCACGGTGCAGGCCGGACGGGACGTCTCGGCATCGGCGACCGCGGACCGGTACGACATGACCGGCGCCCGGGGACTCGACGTCGACCTGGCCGTCAGCGGCGAACAGTGGGGCACCCGCTTCGACTGGGGCTGCTCGTACGGCGGCAAGGAATGGGCGGCGGACGGCTCGGTCATGTACGACCTGGTCGTGGTGCGGTCCGACGGCTCCACGCAGATCGTCGGCTCGTGGACGGCCGCCGGCGAGGACGCGAAGGGATTGTCGGCGTCGACGGACATCCCGCGCGACGACATCGCGAGCGTGCAGGTGCGGCTCCGCGGCGAACAGGGCGCCCTCGCCGTCGTCGACCTCTGA